A genomic region of Raphanus sativus cultivar WK10039 chromosome 6, ASM80110v3, whole genome shotgun sequence contains the following coding sequences:
- the LOC108807724 gene encoding putative F-box protein At3g20705, whose translation MKMTINDLPQDLVEEILCRVPVKSIGKVRSTCKNWNALSKDERFANKHIDRAAAAAREKEYLIITAGGSKDYLTSVSLYETCNKDFDLSINRKGISIEREHSEEIVFISQAFFSKGLLLCVWRNNKNRLLVWNPYWGKRRWIECPPHCLNEKFAFGYDRSCGSHKILRFSNDNPRMEIYYLRSDSWRTYDASFNRNTIKYNEPGVSLTGNTYWYATDYESKDGFLHCFDFTRERFGPHLPLPPCSHSFHTVCLSSVKEERLAVLFAPWYNASGVDDIWVTNKIEPYEVSWSKFFKVETMQHINSRHFFIDEERKVIVVFDRYDNAYHICGESGPFRKMYPRVYSKYVRPYKHVGC comes from the coding sequence ATGAAGATGACAATTAACGATCTTCCACAAGATTTGGTGGAGGAGATACTCTGCAGGGTTCCGGTGAAATCTATCGGAAAAGTGCGGTCTACTTGCAAAAACTGGAACGCTTTATCCAAAGATGAGAGATTTGCCAATAAGCACATTGACAGAGCAGCAGCTGCAGCAAGAGAAAAGGAGTACCTTATAATCACTGCGGGGGGTTCCAAGGATTATTTGACTAGCGTCAGTCTCTATGAAACTTGCAACAAAGACTTTGATTTATCCATAAACCGTAAAGGAATAAGTATTGAACGAGAACATTCAGAGGAAATAGTCTTTATATCTCAAGCCTTTTTCTCCAAAGGTTTATTGCTCTGTGTATGGAGAAACAACAAAAATAGGCTTTTGGTTTGGAACCCTTATTGGGGGAAAAGAAGATGGATCGAATGCCCACCACACTGTTTGAATGAAAAGTTTGCTTTCGGCTATGATAGATCTTGTGGTAGCCACAAAATCTTGAGGTTCAGCAATGATAACCCCCGGATGGAAATCTACTATTTGAGGTCTGATTCATGGAGGACTTATGATGCCTCTTTTAACAGAAATACAATAAAGTATAATGAACCTGGCGTGTCTCTGACGGGAAACACTTATTGGTATGCTACAGATTATGAATCAAAAGATGGTTTCTTACACTGTTTTGATTTTACAAGAGAGAGATTTGGACCACATCTGCCTCTACCTCCATGCTCTCACTCCTTTCATACTGTTTGTCTATCTTCGGTTAAAGAGGAGAGGCTTGCAGTGTTATTTGCCCCATGGTATAATGCTTCTGGGGTTGATGATATTTGGGTTACAAATAAGATTGAACCCTACGAAGTGTCCTGGAGCAAATTCTTTAAAGTTGAAACGATGCAACACATTAACTCTCGCCATTTTTTTATTGACGAGGAGAGGAAGGTCATTGTGGTTTTTGATAGATATGACAATGCATACCACATTTGCGGGGAGAGTGGTCCTTTCAGAAAAATGTATCCCAGAGTATATAGTAAATACGTACGACCTTACAAACATGTGGGCTGTTAG
- the LOC108807726 gene encoding putative F-box protein At3g20705 yields MMIFNLPRDLLEEILARVPVKSIRAVRSTCKNWNVISKDERFANKHIGKAAAREKQYLIIGDSMDYLSSVKLYETHNKKFGLSINGKAISIARDHSDQTLYISEVFLSNGLLLYVCRNTTSISRLLLWNPYWGKIRWIECPVYRSFEILAFGCDKSCGSHKILRLSKDNPDNHMMDIYDLSSDSWRTVDVAFDKNVGSSEPGLSLKGNTFWCASDNESKDYFLHCFDFTRERFGPRLPLPPSSYSRYCVFLSSVKEEKLAVLFSPWSTFGFDIWVTNKIEDPYVVSWSRFFKVETEKTIQDIDRGFRSGYFFIDEEKKITVVFDIYGVTDRSYICSVESGHFRKVNLRPLSGAFQLVGCYVPSSVQI; encoded by the coding sequence ATGATGATATTTAATCTTCCTAGGGATCTGCTGGAGGAGATTCTCGCTAGGGTTCCGGTGAAATCTATAAGAGCAGTGCGATCTACATGCAAAAACTGGAACGTTATATCTAAAGATGAGAGATTTGCCAATAAGCACATTGGCAAAGCAGCAGCAAGAGAAAAGCAGTACCTTATAATTGGGGATTCCATGGATTATTTGAGTAGCGTCAAGCTCTATGAAACTCACAATAAAAAGTTTGGTTTATCCATAAACGGTAAAGCTATAAGTATTGCACGAGACCATTCAGATCAAACACTCTATATATCTGAAGTCTTTCTCTCCAATGGTTTACTGCTATATGTATGCAGAAACACCACAAGCATCAGTAGGCTTTTGCTTTGGAACCCTTATTGGGGGAAAATAAGATGGATCGAATGCCCAGTATATCGTTCGTTTGAAATTTTGGCATTTGGGTGTGACAAATCTTGTGGTAGCCACAAGATTTTGAGGTTAAGCAAAGATAACCCTGACAACCACATGATGGACATCTACGATTTGAGCTCTGATTCATGGAGGACTGTTGATGTAGCTTTTGACAAGAATGTGGGGTCTTCTGAACCTGGCTTGTCTTTGAAGGGAAATACTTTTTGGTGTGCTAGCGATAATGAATCCAAAGATTATTTCTTACACTGTTTTGATTTTACAAGAGAGAGGTTTGGACCACGTCTACCTCTGCCTCCGTCCTCTTACTCTAGATATTGTGTTTTTCTATCTTCGGTTAAAGAAGAGAAGCTTGCTGTGTTATTTTCACCATGGAGTACTTTTGGGTTTGATATTTGGGTTACAAATAAGATTGAAGATCCCTACGTGGTTTCGTGGAGCAGATTCTTCAAAGTTGAAACTGAAAAAACGATACAAGACATTGATCGTGGTTTTAGGTCTGGCTACTTTTTTATTGACGAGGAGAAGAAGATCACTGTGGTTTTTGATATATATGGCGTAACTGACAGATCATACATCTGTAGTGTGGAGAGTGGTCATTTCAGAAAAGTAAATCTCAGACCATTATCAGGAGCTTTCCAACTTGTGGGATGTTATGTTCCAAGCTCTGTGCAAATTTAA
- the LOC130496025 gene encoding putative F-box protein At3g20705 — translation MRMTNLPRDLVEKILSRVPVKTIPAVRSTCKNWNLISKDERFANKHIENAATAAAREKEFLMITTGDTMVYLVRFNLYETCNKNFDVSINRTCISIPREHLQFSDETLVRSQVLVSSGLLICVWRNIKSKLLVWNPYWGKPRWIDCPTMYCSYERFAFGYDTSCGRHKILRFSSDKPNRHVEIYDLSFDSWRTVDAPSRRNIIEYIVPGLSLKGNTYWYARDSESRYGLSCFDFTRERFGPHLPLPPCSYSNYYAVSLSSVKEEKLAVLFASMYPSLGLDIWVTNKIEPYEVSWSKFFRVEARQHIDHCVKSGHFFIDEEKKVVVVFDRHNNAWVISGESGHFRKVDLRQYSEAFDLVGCYVPSSVQI, via the coding sequence ATGAGAATGACCAATCTTCCAAGGGATTTGGTGGAGAAGATCCTCTCTAGGGTCCCGGTGAAAACTATACCAGCAGTGCGATCTACTTGCAAAAACTGGAATCTTATATCTAAAGATGAGAGATTTGCCAATAAGCACATTGAAAATgcagcaacagcagcagcaaGAGAAAAGGAGTTTCTGATGATCACGACGGGGGATACCATGGTTTACTTGGTTAGGTTCAATCTCTATGAAACTTGCAACAAAAACTTCGATGTATCCATAAACCGTACATGTATAAGTATTCCACGAGAACATTTACAGTTTTCAGATGAAACACTCGTTAGAAGTCAAGTTCTTGTCTCCAGCGGTTTACTGATATGTGTATGGAGAAACATCAAAAGCAAGCTCTTGGTTTGGAACCCGTATTGGGGAAAACCAAGATGGATAGATTGCCCAACTATGTATTGTTCGTATGAAAGGTTTGCTTTCGGCTATGATACATCTTGTGGTAGGCACAAGATCTTGAGGTTTAGCAGTGACAAACCCAACAGGCACGTGGAAATCTATGATTTGAGCTTTGACTCATGGAGGACTGTTGACGCACCTTCGCGCAGGAATATAATAGAGTACATTGTGCCTGGCTTGTCTTTGAAGGGGAATACTTATTGGTATGCTAGAGATTCTGAATCAAGATATGGTTTAAGCTGTTTTGATTTTACAAGAGAGAGATTTGGACCGCATCTGCCCCTACCTCCGTGCTCTTACTCTAATTACTATGCTGTTTCTCTATCTTCGGTTAAAGAGGAGAAGCTTGCAGTGTTATTTGCCTCAATGTATCCTAGTCTTGGGCTTGATATTTGGGTAACGAATAAGATCGAACCCTACGAGGTGTCCTGGAGCAAATTCTTCAGAGTTGAAGCGAGGCAACACATTGATCATTGTGTTAAGTCTGGCCATTTTTTTATTGACGAGGAGAAGAAGGTCGTTGTGGTTTTTGATAGACATAACAATGCATGGGTCATTAGTGGGGAGAGTGGCCATTTCAGAAAAGTTGATCTCAGACAATACTCAGAAGCTTTCGATCTTGTGGGATGTTATGTTCCAAGCTCCGTGCAAATCTAG
- the LOC108807727 gene encoding putative F-box protein At3g20705 — translation MTMTITNLPRDLVEEILSRVPVKSIGAVRSTCKNWNVLSKDERFANKHIDKAAAAARETVYIMITGASRDYLSNVNLCETHNKNFGLSINGKAISIAREHSDQTLYLSRVFVSSGLLLCVWRTTINNRSRLFVWNPYWGKRSWIERPPYCWYERFAFGYDKACGSHKILRLRTNNSNKHMDIYDVSSYSWRTLDATFDRHLIKYIEIGLSLKGNTYFESEGRFLHCFDFTRERFGPSLPLPLPPSYPSRDSVFLSSVKEEKLALLFSPRSTFRVDIWVTNKIEDPYVVSWSKFFKVGTETMQRIDHRFRSGHFFIDEEKKLTVVFDMYGQINKSYIIFAESGHVRKVDLGQYSGASVLVGCYIPTSVQI, via the coding sequence ATGACGATGACAATAACGAATCTTCCAAGAGATTTGGTGGAGGAGATTCTCTCTAGGGTTCCGGTGAAATCTATTGGAGCAGTGCGATCAACATGCAAAAACTGGAACGTTTTATCTAAAGACGAGAGATTTGCCAATAAGCACATTGAcaaagcagcagcagcagcaagagAAACGGTGTATATTATGATAACGGGGGCTTCTAGGGATTATTTGAGTAATGTCAATCTCTGTGAAACTCACAACAAAAACTTTGGTTTATCCATAAACGGCAAAGCTATAAGTATTGCACGAGAACATTCAGATCAAACACTCTATCTATCTCGTGTCTTTGTCTCCAGCGGTTTACTGCTATGCGTATGGAGAACCACCATAAACAACAGAAGTAGGCTTTTTGTTTGGAACCCCTATTGGGGAAAAAGAAGCTGGATCGAACGCCCACCATATTGTTGGTATGAAAGGTTTGCGTTCGGCTATGACAAAGCTTGTGGTAGCCACAAAATCTTGAGGTTAAGGACTAATAACTCGAACAAGCACATGGACATCTACGATGTGAGCTCTTATTCGTGGAGGACTCTTGATGCCACTTTTGACAGACATTTAATAAAGTATATTGAAATTGGCTTGTCTTTGAAGGGAAACACTTATTTTGAATCAGAAGGTCGTTTCTTACACTGTTTTGATTTTACAAGAGAGAGGTTTGGACCATCTCTACCTCTGCCTCTGCCTCCGTCCTATCCCTCTAGAGATAGTGTTTTTCTATCTTCAGTTAAAGAAGAGAAGCTTGCATTGTTATTTTCACCACGGAGTACTTTTCGGGTTGATATTTGGGTCACAAATAAGATCGAAGATCCCTACGTGGTTTCATGGAGCAAATTCTTCAAAGTTGGAACTGAGACGATGCAACGCATTGATCATCGTTTTAGGTCTGGCCATTTTTTTATTGATGAGGAGAAGAAGCTCACTGTGGTTTTTGATATGTATGGCCAAATTAACAAATCATACATCATTTTTGCGGAGAGTGGTCATGTCAGAAAAGTGGATCTCGGACAATACTCAGGAGCTTCCGTACTTGTTGGATGTTATATTCCAACCTCTGTGCAAATATAA